A DNA window from Drosophila sechellia strain sech25 chromosome X, ASM438219v1, whole genome shotgun sequence contains the following coding sequences:
- the LOC6619787 gene encoding LIM/homeobox protein Lhx1 isoform X2, translated as MGSASEDDDDDDPPHLRATALGLGVLGPNGPDSAGGPLGTSDISVQSMSTDSKNTHDDSDQGSLDGDPDGRGDSQAENKSPDDANGSKRRGPRTTIKAKQLEVLKTAFNQTPKPTRHIREQLAKETGLPMRVIQVWFQNKRSKERRMKQITSMGRPPFFGGARKMRGFPMNLSPGGLDDGPGFPYFAADAKFEFGYGGPFHPHDGPYFPGHPGGPMPFNAPGGPMDHSGPIPMVNEFGLTPEATFLGQAGGPPMQLQSAVGPPPPPPPPSAEHLMAAAAAAAQQQAAQQQQQQQQNAQQAANQTQQQQQQNGPRTNSPEFMSSANFSEPQNMQNEGLVW; from the exons ATGGGCTCGGCGAGCGAagacgatgacgacgatgatCCGCCGCATTTGCGGGCCACGGCACTCGGATTGGGCGTACTGGGGCCCAACGGACCCGACTCAGCGGGCGGACCTCTGGGCACATCGGATATATCAGTACAAAGCATGAGCACCGATAGCAAAAATACCCATGACGATTCCGATCAG GGCTCCTTGGACGGCGATCCGGATGGACGTGGCGATTCCCAGGCGGAGAACAAAAGTCCCGACGATGCCAACGGATCGAAGCGACGCGGTCCGCGCACCACCATCAAGGCCAAACAGCTGGAGGTGCTCAAGACGGCCTTCAATCAGACGCCGAAGCCGACACGCCACATCAGGGAGCAACTGGCCAAGGAGACCGGGCTGCCCATGCGAGTCATACAG GTGTGGTTCCAAAATAAGCGGTCGAAGGAGCGACGCATGAAGCAAATCACCAGCATGGGCCGTCCGCCATTTTTCGGTGGCGCCCGGAAAATGAGGGGTTTCCCCATGAACCTCTCGCCCGGCGGACTGGACGACGGACCCGGCTTTCCCTACTTCGCGGCGGACGCCAAGTTCGAGTTCGGCTACGGCGGACCCTTCCACCCGCACGACGGACCCTACTTTCCCGGACATCCCGGCGGACCGATGCCCTTCAATGCGCCAG GTGGCCCCATGGACCACAGCGGACCCATTCCGATGGTGAACGAGTTCGGACTGACGCCGGAGGCGACGTTCCTTGGGCAGGCGGGCGGTCCGCCAATGCAACTGCAGTCGGCCGTCGgaccgccgccaccgccgccgccgccgagcgcCGAGCACTTGATGGCCgccgcagcggcagcggcgcaGCAACAGGcggcgcaacagcagcagcagcaacagcagaatGCGCAACAAGCGGCGAATcagacgcagcagcagcagcaacaaaatggCCCCCGCACCAATTCGCCGGAGTTCATGAGCTCGGCGAATTTCAGCGAACCGCAGAATATGCAAAATGAAGGGCTCGTTTGGTAA